The window GATGCACCACTGTTTGCGACACCTTTTATCTCACAAAGGTGTTAAGTGTCGAGGACATCAGGACAGAAACACCCTCATGGTGTGgagctggcacagagcagcGTGTTCCCCCCTGAGGCTGTGGAAATACCTTCTGCTGGGGATGGGTGGGATGATTCCCAGGAACGGCTTCTCAGGTCAGCACTAAAGGAGATGAAAATCTCCTGGTGCTTTGCTAAAGCCTCCCAGGCGCTCGCTGGAAACTTGAACATTACCTTGATACGGTCATTTGTGTGTGACACCCTGTGTGTGACACCCTGTGTGCGACACCCTGTGTGTGGGTGTTAGCAGGGATTTGTCTGGAATAAGCTGATGTTCCATCACGGCTCTTGGGGCCATGAAGCCCGCAGGGTCTTGGGCTCCTCCTTTGCTTTGGCGCTTGGGTAACAGCACTACCTGATAACTGGGTGTCCTGTAACCTGCTGCTCAAAGCTTTTCCCTGTTAGACAGATCTTTATTTATGTTGGACTATATTAAAGCCACAAACGCTGCTTTATACACTCAATCCACCAGCCCAGCTTTTATAGTTTAGGCACCTTTCCACGTTTCTGCATTAACTTTGCTATATAAGGACCTGAGGCTCCCACATGTTAAAGCAGAGGTGCCTCTGGACAGAACAAAGGGCTCCCCTTGACCAAAAGCTGAGCACTGAAGACCAAAGCCAGGGTTTGGAATTCAGGATAAAGCCAGGTAAGGGAAGATGGTCAAAATAGTGGTACAGGGTGTTGTAAGCTTGGGGGGGCAGAGCCACCATTTTACCTACAAGCCTTGCAATATGCTCTGGTGAGCAAGAAAAAATCATGGGAATAATTCCAATAATGGTAGACATGCAGATATTTATTCTAGTTTATATTCAGCGACTAGCttgaaaaatcagagcaaaggTTGCTatagtaaaatgaaaatccttCTCTGAAGAATAAACATATTCATTTGACACAAAAAGTCAACCCTTCTAAGGTTGttagtattatttttactgttgcaAGGTTAAACCAGgccattttaaagagaaaggcTTTATTCCAATGTGAGTTTCTTGTATCATTGCAGCATTCATTTGTGCAGCTACTCACGGGGCGCTCGCTAGTGAGGGCAGCTCAGTGTAGTCCATAGGCGATGAGTAACGGTTTCGTACTGCAAGTTTAAAGTGCAGTTGGGGTGCCCAGGAGCAGAAATAAGCAAACAGGGCTGTGCAAAAGCTGGCTTGAAAATCCCCCTGCAGATGTGCATAGGGAcactctccccttccccccttttgtgtgtgtgtccaggTCTATGTGCTGAACGTGGCTCTAACTCGGAGCTGGTTTGGTTCTCCTAAAGCTCCTGGTTTCTAGTCACTGAAAAAATTCACCCAGCTTGAAATATCTGACTCATCTCCAGCCTACTTCCACCCTTTTCCTGTCCAGGTCCTGCCACAGCTCCCAGCCGAGCAGAGGACACCATGGCACCGGCTCTGGGCATTGCCCTCCTGTATGCGCTGCTGACCCCAGCCCTAAGCCAGCCAAAAGATGCCATCCTCAGGCTCAGTAAACGAGTTCTAAGTGATGGTGAGTCCCTTTGCCTCCTCCAGGTGAGACCCTGGGGACAGGAACCAACTGTGGTCCTTGGGGGTTGATGCTCCTGTACCAGCACAGCCCAAGCAACCCATGTGTGAGGTGAGGGCAGggggcaggcagctgcctgctggtcCCACTCGAAGGTGACAGCAGTGGCTGGGGTCAGCTCTGCCTCGTGGGCTGATGGTGGGTGATGTTCCAGCTCTTACAggctccctgcagcagagcaatgTCCTCAAAGCTGCCATCAGAGAGGTGCCGCTCGGGCGCAGAAGTTCTGGCACAGATGGAAGTGGAGAGCTGTTGGGTGGCCTTGGAGGAGAtcttggtggtggtgctggtggtggtcTGCTTGGTGGTGTCACTGGTGGCTTGCGGGGTGGCAGTGgcagggggctgctgggggggcTGCTTTTTGGAGGGGGTGATGCTGGCAGTGGCTTGCTGGGTGGACGAGGTGCTGGAGGCACCTATGGGGGAGAGCCCAGAAGCCCCCCCAGAGACTGGCCGGCAGCCAGTGGCGATGTCCCCAGGGATGCCATCCCCGTGGGGGGTGCTGGAGGAGCAATGGGACAAGGACGTGTGCTTGGCGATGGAGATGTCCTCAGCACAGCCGGGATCCTCGGTGGCCCCGGTGGCCTTCTTGGCAGCGGAGGGCTGCTCAGCATCCTCGGGGAAGGCGGCTTGCTCAGCACCGTGCAGGGGCTCACAGGGTAAGGACAGCACTGGCTGGAGTCCTTGCAGGGGGGCAACCTCAGTGCTGGTTGGGGGGGAGCAATGGTgatgctgcaggagatgctctGGTTTGGAGGTGATGCTTTGAGATAAACAGCTCTGCCGTTTGTGCCACTGGCTGCAAAGAGCCTCTTGAGCTGCACAAGGTCAAGGAAACAGTAGTCGAAAGGCGCTTGCCCATAGAGGGTGCACCGAGCACACATTGGCCCCAGCATGCCTGTGCCACTGATGCCAAACTAGTGCTCGCTCGCAACCACCCCATTTTAACCCTTACTTGAAACCCAGCACCAAACAGACGCACAAGCAAGGATAAGGCAACTAGAACAAAGCTGCTGATAAAGCTGGGTAATAACTAAACCAGGAAAATAACTGAGAAAACTTGGTGTCTTTTGTCATTTCTGGTCTAAACGGATCCTGAGCAGTGGCTTTGTGTGAGCGGTAACACTGGGGTGTGGGGTGCTGGGCTCGGAGCCCTCACACGTGGTGTCCCTCTCGCTGTCCCTGCAGGCTGAGGATTGTGGAGCTGACGGTCCCCAGGGTGTCCCTGCGGCTCCTGCCTGGCATCGGCGTCCACCTCAACCTCTACACACGGGTGGCCCTCAATGGCAAGTGGTAGGTGCTGGTGCCATGGTGGCAGTGCCAGCCGTGCCCTGGGCCTGGTGGAAGCACTGCCATGAGGGGTGTCTCCCATGGGAACACTGCTCCTCTTCCCTGGGAAGCGGCTGCTCCTCTGAAGGTCACTCCCTTTGCCTTGTGCAGCCTCTTGGGCTTGCTCGATGTCGTGGTGGAAGTGAACATCACGTCCAGGGTCAGGCTCACCATGGACGGCACTGGCTACCCCAGGCTGGTGACAGAGAGATGTGATACCCTCCTCGGTGGCATCAAAGTCAGACTCCTGCGAGGGTAAGTAATGGATGTGTCCTCCTCTGCTGGCATGAGCCACCTCACCATTGGCTTTGCTGGCCCCAGCCTGCACCCACAGAACAGCAAACACATGAGGGCATTTCCCCATCGCACCCCTGTCACTGATGGCATTCACTCACCGGCCATGCCACGGGGCTgctggtgatggtggtggtcCCTGCATGCCCCTCATGCAGCCGCAGTAAATGCAGCATTGTCCCAAGGGCTGTACGGCCCCACAGTGGTCCCAGAGGGACATTTCTGTCCCGTATGTCACATTCATGGGTCATTTTAACTGACATTGCACAGGGTCTTCTAAGACCTGAGCACATGGTGTGTAAATCATAGAAACCAGTTGGGCTGAGTTTGGTTCTGCTCGTTTGAAGAGACTCTACATTAGCAGATAAAAGGCAGCAATAAATTTCCCACTGGCTATTTTGGGATGCAAATTACACTTATCGCATGCAAAATCCGAGCAACCGATTCACTTTGCTGCTGTGATTGCCTTGCTCCGGGGGGTCCGTGCTCCGCTCTATTCACAGGGAATTGTTTAACGGAGCCATTTGCTTTGCAGCAGGATTTTTCATAGTGCTCCTTTATTTTTCCGCAGCCTGCTCCCAATTGTGGATAATTTATTGGCAAGTCTCCTGAACGGAGTTCTTCCTGATCTGGTAAGTTGGGATAAAAACTTCCACCCTGGAAAGGAGCAATGAGTCTGCAAAGCTGCAGTGCATCTCCCAAAGCACCGGTGGTGTCCTGGAGTGGGAACACAGCCAGGGTTTGGGACTGGGGGGGACACATGCCATGTGTTCATCTGCTTGGGAGAAGCTGCTCCCTCCTTCCAAGGTCAGTGAGCTCAGTACAGGTCTGCCCAAGTGCTGGGAGTTTCTAAGGATGCTCTGGACTGTGTTGTGGGCTCATTGAACCTCTCTTCCCTCGTAAAGCCCCGGGGTCTCTGCAGCCATCCCACATGGGCTCTGGGACCCAGACCTCTCCCTGCTTCTCTGACAAAGGGCAAGGTGCCCAGGGCCGGGTCCAGAGCTGGTGCGGCCGCAGCAGCACCATGGAGTGCTGCCGTCCGTGTGCCTGGTGCTTCCATTCCCAGCGCCAGGCGGTGCTGTGAGTCCTTGTCTGGCTCTGAACGAGGGTCACTCACTGTGTCCCCGACCCTTGCAGCTCTGCCCGGTGGTTGACATCGCCCTGGGACTTGTCAATGACCAGCTGGGTCTTGTGAACTGTGAGTACTGGTGGGTCCCCTCTCTGGTCTCTCTGTCACCTCCGCTCCAGCTGCGTGAGGACTGTGACactttcccctctgctgctgcaccccAGAAGAGCAAACCCCTCACTTCACCCCATGGACCCCACATGTCCCGTTTCCCTGTCTCTAATGATGGACAGAAGGACCCCTTGGTGTATAactgggcactgctgggggCTGTGAGCTGTCCCCTCCGTTCTCAGCAATGGCACGTGCTGCTCATTAGGGAGACAACTTCTCCCGCAGCAttgcagctcagcacagagcactCAGAGCCAGGGCCAAGCGGCTGCCCTGAGCCCCCCCTGCAAACCAGGGCtcttctggaaggaaaagagctgctgggcaggagaggGGGATTTGCACCCGAGCCCAGCAGGGAATCGCTGACTCCCATCCTCTGCCCCCAGCACTGGTGCCCCTGGGCGTGCTGGGCAGCATCCAGTACACCGTGTCCAGCCTTCCCCTGGTAACCGACCAGTTCCTTGAGGTAGACTTGAACGTAAGTCCTGTGTCTTCTCGTGCCACCTATGTATGAGGGTTGGGATACTGGGTTTGGGAAGATCTCCTTGACCTCAGCAGTGGGTGCCGAGATTGCTGTGGGAAGCTCAGGGAGATCCCAGAGCATTCCCTAATCCTGCTGCTGCCGTCATGGGAGAGCACAGCAGGGTTTGCACTTCATGAGTGTCTGGTGAAGGAGGTGCCACGGGGTCTGGCTTGGTGTGGTCATGCGTGCAGTGATTTCACACTCCAGGAACATGAAGTTAACTGTGAAGGCAAATATTGCAACGTTCTGGcctctgcttcctttccatGGGACTCCAGACTGTCGTCGGGCTGGTGGCTGGGGGTCTGGTGGACCATCTGCTGGGAAAGCCAGGAACTGTCCCCACGGCCCCGCGGGTGCCCATGCCACCCCTGCCACCCATGGCAGCCACCGGCTCCTCCCAGCTGGGCATCTCCGTGAACCTCCTGAGCGCGGTGCTGTGTGTCCTGCAGAAGGAGGGTGCCCTGGACCTGGAGGTCTCCACTGGCAAGGTGAGCAGGGAGCGCTCGGGTGCAGGGACATGgggctgccagccctgcagtgcGCAAGCTGCTCCCACCGCGCCGTGCCCTGGCACCTCGGTGCTGCTTACCAGGGTGTCTGCTATCCTGGGTGAGACCATGTGCTACAAGCCCCATTGGGGTGGGAGCAGATCCTGCTGCTCACCATGTGCACcctgcagcttttctctctcatgtCACAGTTCCCTGAGCTCCCTCCATTGACAACATGGACCCTTGGAGCCCTGGTTCCCGCGGTGAGTCCTGGTCCCCTCTCTCACTGCAAACACCTCGTTAGAGCCGCAGCATCCTGGGACAGGGGAGGTTTCCCTGCCCCATCCTTCCCAGGAGCTCCCATTGAGGTGAACGAGCTCTGCTATCAGCCAGCTGAGGTGCAGACTGGTTGGACTGGAGCAGTTTGGGATCAGATCAGGGCAGCCCTGTGCAAACACCCCCCGTGGAGCCCGATTACGGCACTGTTCGGGCGCCTGCCAGCAGAAACTCTCCATTTTTGGCTGCTGGCAGGTTTTCAAGGCATACCCCACGTCATGccaactgctgctgaaaatcaCGGTCCCTGAAGCACCGGTGGTGGCCTTAAAGGAAAATCAAGGTGTGATCCAGCTCATGGCTACAGCAGAGGTGATGGCGACTCCCCCAGGGGGTGTCCAGGAGCCCCTCTGCCTTCTCAATATTGTATGTATGAAGGAACAATCCACACAGAAATCCCTCCTG is drawn from Strigops habroptila isolate Jane chromosome 13, bStrHab1.2.pri, whole genome shotgun sequence and contains these coding sequences:
- the LOC115615396 gene encoding BPI fold-containing family B member 4-like, encoding MAPALGIALLYALLTPALSQPKDAILRLSKRVLSDALTGSLQQSNVLKAAIREVPLGRRSSGTDGSGELLGGLGGDLGGGAGGGLLGGVTGGLRGGSGRGLLGGLLFGGGDAGSGLLGGRGAGGTYGGEPRSPPRDWPAASGDVPRDAIPVGGAGGAMGQGRVLGDGDVLSTAGILGGPGGLLGSGGLLSILGEGGLLSTVQGLTGLRIVELTVPRVSLRLLPGIGVHLNLYTRVALNGKCLLGLLDVVVEVNITSRVRLTMDGTGYPRLVTERCDTLLGGIKVRLLRGLLPIVDNLLASLLNGVLPDLLCPVVDIALGLVNDQLGLVNSLVPLGVLGSIQYTVSSLPLVTDQFLEVDLNTVVGLVAGGLVDHLLGKPGTVPTAPRVPMPPLPPMAATGSSQLGISVNLLSAVLCVLQKEGALDLEVSTGKFPELPPLTTWTLGALVPAVFKAYPTSCQLLLKITVPEAPVVALKENQGVIQLMATAEVMATPPGGVQEPLCLLNIDTSLLARFSVKDNKLKISVSLKKADLSLVSSSIGGFDVSSLDTLTGQILDGAFLPAMNKVLGVGVPLPRLLNIDFSKADMDVIEDLILLSV